In Sphingobacteriaceae bacterium, a single genomic region encodes these proteins:
- a CDS encoding glycosyltransferase family 2 protein, with protein MNASPIAVVILNYNGKKLLEQFLPGVVQHSNPHQIYIADNCSTDDSLAFIKNHFPTVKIIQNKSNLGYAGGYNEALKDLSEKYFMLLNNDVEVTENWLTPLLELLEKNIKIAACQPKMLAFNKKNEFEYAGASGGFIDKYGYPFCRGRLFYELEKDNGQYNSVEEVFWASGACLFVRADLFNKNNGFDSDLFAHMEEIDLCWRFKNLGYSIFVQPQSIIYHVGGGTLNKISPNKTFLNFRNNLIMFTKNHPPGLLFFKIIWRLKLDGVAAIKFLLSGEGMHFIAVIRAHFAFYAQLSNTLSKRKKQKEFENFKFNFSNVYMKNIVFEFYLNRKKKFSELNTRLFSKS; from the coding sequence ATGAATGCATCTCCTATTGCGGTTGTAATCCTCAATTATAACGGTAAAAAACTATTAGAACAATTCCTTCCCGGTGTTGTTCAACATTCCAATCCACACCAGATTTATATTGCGGATAATTGCAGCACAGATGATTCCTTAGCTTTTATTAAAAATCATTTTCCAACTGTAAAAATTATACAAAACAAGTCCAATTTGGGTTATGCTGGTGGTTATAACGAAGCATTAAAAGATTTATCTGAAAAATATTTCATGCTTTTAAATAACGATGTGGAGGTTACCGAAAATTGGCTTACTCCCCTGCTCGAACTTTTAGAGAAAAATATAAAAATTGCAGCCTGCCAACCTAAAATGCTTGCCTTTAACAAAAAAAATGAATTTGAATATGCAGGCGCCTCGGGCGGGTTCATTGATAAGTATGGATACCCTTTTTGTAGAGGACGATTGTTTTATGAATTAGAAAAAGACAATGGCCAGTACAATTCGGTAGAAGAAGTTTTTTGGGCCAGCGGAGCCTGCTTGTTTGTAAGAGCTGATTTATTTAATAAAAACAATGGATTTGATTCGGACTTATTTGCGCATATGGAAGAAATAGATTTATGTTGGCGATTTAAAAATCTGGGCTATTCCATTTTTGTGCAACCGCAATCAATTATTTATCACGTGGGTGGCGGAACATTAAATAAGATATCTCCAAATAAAACATTTTTAAATTTCAGAAATAATTTAATCATGTTTACCAAAAATCATCCTCCCGGATTGCTCTTTTTTAAAATTATCTGGAGATTAAAATTAGACGGTGTAGCGGCAATAAAATTTTTATTGAGCGGAGAGGGAATGCATTTTATTGCAGTAATCAGAGCACACTTCGCATTTTACGCTCAACTCAGCAACACTTTGTCTAAAAGAAAAAAACAAAAAGAATTTGAAAATTTTAAATTCAATTTTTCAAATGTTTATATGAAAAATATTGTTTTTGAATTTTATCTTAATCGCAAAAAGAAGTTTTCGGAATTAAACACTCGGCTTTTTAGTAAAAGCTAA
- a CDS encoding GWxTD domain-containing protein has translation MLHRIHNIVISFLLLGALFYSYNIQSQAIAYFNLGAFDVPGKQPFVETYFTFVGNSFTKKLINGQYQNSVHIETLIKLDSTIIKANKYNLNGPLFTDTLNIPSFIDNQRYSLPNGNYIIEISVQDNFNPHTKKLAFVQKFNLTFKSNTLNGSSIQALESYKKADKPSEISKSGFDLVPFNVNYYPETQNEMLFYFEAYHADTALGTGKSFVFSYYIETSDKFMKLESHGAFKKQQAAKVNPLLGKIDIAKLGTGNYNLVIEIKDEKNMVQLQSKYFFQRLNRAVDLADKFEYEQKKTVAEYFGNCNNKDTLKMFVECLWPIANGTDKERIINQAVKKDPDLMKKFVIDFWQRRAGDTANPLKLWASYYKEVQQVMVLFKCGKQPGYYTDRGRVYLQYGPPNQRSQQNNDLNTWPYEIWQYYRLTDNVNGQFFTNRKFVFVNKNIADDCHSLVHSDLRGEIYNDRWPYEVSKRNTKGIGNPDQNTPDGTQFNQFQEIYNNPR, from the coding sequence GTGTTGCATCGTATTCATAATATAGTTATTTCCTTTTTGCTTTTAGGAGCACTTTTTTATTCATACAACATTCAATCACAAGCCATTGCTTATTTTAATCTGGGCGCATTTGATGTGCCCGGCAAACAACCTTTTGTAGAAACTTATTTCACCTTTGTAGGAAACTCTTTTACAAAAAAATTAATAAATGGCCAATATCAGAATTCAGTACATATTGAAACCTTAATAAAATTAGACTCCACTATAATTAAGGCAAATAAATACAACTTAAACGGACCATTATTTACCGATACTTTAAACATTCCTTCCTTTATAGATAATCAACGTTATTCCCTTCCAAATGGAAACTATATCATCGAGATTTCGGTACAGGATAATTTCAATCCTCACACTAAAAAATTAGCGTTTGTTCAAAAATTCAATCTTACTTTTAAATCAAATACACTTAACGGCTCATCTATTCAGGCATTAGAGTCATATAAAAAAGCAGACAAACCCAGTGAAATCTCCAAAAGCGGATTTGACCTAGTTCCCTTTAACGTAAATTACTATCCGGAAACACAAAATGAAATGCTTTTCTATTTTGAAGCTTATCATGCCGACACCGCATTGGGCACAGGAAAAAGTTTCGTGTTTTCGTATTATATCGAAACCAGCGATAAATTCATGAAATTAGAATCGCATGGTGCATTTAAAAAACAACAAGCTGCAAAAGTTAATCCTTTACTTGGAAAAATTGACATTGCTAAATTAGGAACCGGGAATTATAATTTGGTAATTGAAATAAAAGATGAAAAAAATATGGTTCAATTACAAAGCAAATATTTTTTTCAACGCCTAAACAGAGCAGTTGATTTAGCTGACAAATTTGAATATGAACAGAAAAAAACGGTAGCAGAGTATTTTGGCAATTGCAATAATAAGGATACATTAAAAATGTTTGTAGAATGTCTTTGGCCAATTGCCAATGGAACCGATAAAGAAAGAATTATTAATCAAGCCGTAAAAAAAGACCCGGATCTCATGAAAAAGTTTGTGATTGATTTTTGGCAACGTAGAGCCGGCGATACGGCCAATCCGCTTAAATTATGGGCCTCATATTATAAGGAAGTGCAACAAGTGATGGTTTTATTTAAATGCGGTAAACAGCCCGGATATTATACAGACCGAGGAAGAGTGTATTTGCAATATGGCCCACCAAATCAACGCTCACAACAAAACAACGATTTAAATACCTGGCCCTATGAAATATGGCAGTATTACAGATTAACGGATAATGTGAACGGACAGTTTTTTACAAATCGTAAATTTGTATTTGTGAATAAAAATATTGCAGACGATTGTCATAGCTTGGTGCATAGTGATTTAAGAGGTGAAATTTACAACGACCGCTGGCCCTATGAAGTTTCTAAAAGAAATACCAAAGGCATAGGTAATCCGGATCAGAATACACCGGATGGCACTCAATTCAATCAATTTCAGGAAATTTATAATAATCCCCGTTAA
- a CDS encoding GIY-YIG nuclease family protein, whose product MEKFITYILKSLRDGKYYYGSCQNLEARLKNHNSGRVRSTKSRRPLAVHYQEEFATRSEAYKREIFFKTIDGYNWLKKNKIIGYN is encoded by the coding sequence GTGGAGAAATTCATCACGTATATTTTAAAGAGTTTAAGGGATGGCAAGTATTATTATGGTTCTTGTCAGAATTTAGAAGCACGTTTGAAGAATCATAATTCAGGAAGAGTTCGTTCAACAAAATCTCGCCGACCCTTAGCGGTTCATTATCAGGAAGAATTTGCAACAAGAAGTGAAGCGTATAAAAGGGAGATTTTTTTTAAAACAATTGATGGATATAATTGGCTTAAGAAAAATAAAATTATAGGATACAATTAA
- a CDS encoding site-specific integrase, with protein sequence MQTKISILFFIKRSKPNASGLVPIYMRVTVGGSRIEISAKRFIEPSAWAANAGKVRQGSGDSKSVNHYLDMLKKQTYDYQTELIQAGLLVTAENMRNKLLGTELGKFSLIDIFQDHNDKMKALIGNKFAEGTHERYKTSLSHTVEFLKWKFKVSDIDIRRIDHAFITEYEFYLRSVKKCCNNTAFKYIKNFGKIIRICLKNQWIDKDPFSNYDGKAEDVDRVHLTTEELESVTNKVFQSQRLNRMRDLFVFSCFTGLAYSDIKKLNKTEVVKGIDGINWIIKNRQKTETTSRIPILPIAQEILDRYANDPQCKNTGKLLPVMSNQTMNDYVKEIGALCGIDKELTYHVARHTFATTVTLTNDVPMESLQKMLGHKDIKTTQHYGKIVDKKISNDMKLLSEKLSASAFKIVRESKAASS encoded by the coding sequence ATGCAAACAAAAATCTCAATACTGTTTTTTATAAAACGCAGCAAACCCAATGCCAGCGGGCTTGTCCCGATATACATGCGAGTAACTGTAGGTGGTAGCAGAATTGAAATAAGTGCTAAAAGATTTATCGAACCCTCTGCATGGGCTGCCAATGCTGGAAAAGTAAGGCAAGGTTCAGGAGATTCTAAATCCGTAAACCATTATCTAGATATGCTTAAGAAGCAAACGTATGATTATCAAACCGAACTTATCCAAGCTGGTTTACTTGTCACTGCTGAAAACATGAGAAATAAGCTATTAGGAACCGAATTAGGCAAGTTCTCTTTGATAGATATATTCCAAGACCATAACGATAAAATGAAAGCGCTTATAGGTAATAAATTTGCAGAAGGTACGCACGAGAGATATAAAACTTCTTTAAGCCATACTGTTGAATTCCTTAAATGGAAATTCAAGGTTTCAGATATCGATATCAGAAGGATTGATCACGCTTTTATCACCGAATATGAATTTTACCTTCGTAGTGTGAAAAAATGTTGCAACAATACTGCATTCAAATACATTAAAAATTTCGGGAAAATAATTCGCATCTGTTTAAAAAATCAATGGATCGATAAGGATCCTTTCAGCAATTACGATGGCAAGGCCGAAGATGTTGATCGCGTTCACTTAACAACCGAAGAACTTGAATCTGTTACGAATAAAGTTTTCCAATCTCAGCGCTTAAATCGAATGCGTGATTTATTTGTGTTTTCTTGCTTCACCGGCTTAGCGTATAGCGATATTAAAAAATTAAATAAAACAGAAGTTGTAAAAGGCATTGATGGTATTAATTGGATAATTAAGAACCGTCAAAAAACAGAAACAACTTCACGTATTCCGATTCTTCCAATAGCACAAGAAATTTTAGATAGATATGCAAACGACCCTCAATGCAAAAACACAGGCAAACTTTTACCTGTAATGAGCAATCAAACAATGAATGACTATGTGAAGGAAATTGGTGCACTCTGCGGCATTGACAAAGAGTTAACTTATCACGTTGCCCGGCATACATTTGCAACTACTGTAACTTTAACCAACGATGTGCCAATGGAAAGTCTGCAAAAAATGCTGGGTCATAAGGACATAAAAACAACACAACATTATGGGAAGATTGTCGATAAGAAAATTAGTAACGATATGAAATTACTAAGCGAGAAACTGTCTGCGTCAGCATTTAAAATCGTCAGGGAGTCTAAAGCAGCTAGTTCATAA
- a CDS encoding VOC family protein — protein sequence MSTGKITGIGGIFFKSKDVKTINNWYYKNLGLIPNDYGSLFEWKSTVSNSVGYTQWSPFSYQTKYFLPSSNNFMVNYRVDNLQKLYENFKANGVIVLDSIEVFEYGKFLHILDCDSNKIELWEPVDSVFTNLYKTNTTK from the coding sequence ATATCCACTGGAAAAATAACCGGGATAGGTGGGATTTTTTTTAAGTCAAAAGATGTCAAAACTATTAACAACTGGTATTATAAAAACCTGGGGCTTATTCCGAATGACTATGGATCTCTATTTGAATGGAAAAGTACTGTCAGTAATTCCGTAGGATATACACAATGGAGTCCTTTTTCGTATCAAACAAAATACTTTCTGCCCTCCAGTAACAACTTTATGGTTAATTATCGCGTCGATAATTTGCAGAAACTATATGAAAATTTTAAAGCAAATGGTGTAATTGTATTAGATTCAATTGAAGTATTCGAGTATGGTAAATTTTTACATATACTTGACTGTGATAGTAACAAAATCGAATTATGGGAACCTGTTGATTCCGTTTTCACAAACCTTTATAAGACAAATACCACCAAGTAA
- a CDS encoding helix-turn-helix transcriptional regulator, which produces MSPSVFNGLLLNEIKESVKSYQVNTNYIFSSNSFNKESPALQNSKSFVVKSSAIHDQPIQPISETSVPSARNNKPEAFGKYKNSGLTESAAEELKLMLEAFMSKSKYFKESNVSLEELSNKLNTTRHNLSQVINEKYNMHFFDYINHLRVNEAVFIMLNDKANKFQISEIAYTVGYNNKTTFNNSFKKFLGKSPSAYRAELKEIRQ; this is translated from the coding sequence ATGTCACCAAGTGTTTTTAATGGGTTACTACTAAATGAAATTAAGGAATCAGTTAAATCTTACCAAGTAAATACTAATTACATTTTTTCTTCTAATTCATTTAACAAGGAGTCCCCAGCCTTACAAAATTCAAAATCCTTTGTTGTAAAATCATCCGCTATTCATGATCAACCTATTCAACCAATTTCTGAAACAAGTGTTCCTAGCGCACGAAACAATAAACCTGAAGCTTTCGGCAAATATAAAAATTCAGGACTAACAGAGTCTGCTGCTGAAGAATTAAAATTAATGCTAGAGGCATTCATGTCTAAAAGCAAATATTTTAAAGAGAGCAATGTTTCCCTGGAGGAACTATCAAATAAACTAAACACCACACGTCATAACTTATCTCAAGTTATCAATGAAAAGTATAACATGCATTTCTTCGACTATATAAATCACTTACGTGTTAACGAGGCTGTTTTCATAATGCTGAATGATAAGGCAAATAAATTTCAAATTAGTGAAATCGCATACACTGTGGGCTACAATAACAAAACTACATTTAATAATTCCTTTAAGAAATTCTTAGGAAAAAGCCCCTCCGCATATAGGGCTGAGTTAAAAGAAATTCGACAGTAA